From the genome of Solidesulfovibrio carbinolicus, one region includes:
- a CDS encoding decaprenyl-phosphate phosphoribosyltransferase — MPKTTSRTAAYLKLARPHQYVKNAFVFLPLFFGWKLTDPAALWSACLAFAAFCLAASAVYVVNDLKDVEEDRAHPTKRNRPLASGALTPGQGLRFAGVLLAGAAGLTLVLGSGGFAAILAGYLVINALYSFALKHKALIDLACIAVGFVLRVFAGGVVTAVTPSHWIVLMTFLLALFLGFAKRRDDLLLSAAGCEKTRRSLDGYNLEFVSASMIIMAAVVIVSYILYTLSPEVIAKHGSDKLYLTAIFVILGVLRYLQITLVECKSGSPTLVLLRDGFIQASLGLWIVSFYLILYVERVRNP, encoded by the coding sequence ATGCCGAAAACCACGTCGCGGACCGCCGCCTACCTGAAGCTGGCCCGGCCGCACCAGTACGTCAAAAACGCCTTTGTCTTCCTGCCGCTGTTTTTTGGCTGGAAGCTCACCGACCCGGCGGCGCTGTGGAGCGCCTGCCTGGCCTTTGCCGCGTTCTGTCTGGCCGCCAGCGCCGTCTATGTCGTCAATGACTTAAAAGACGTCGAGGAAGACCGGGCCCATCCCACCAAGCGCAACCGCCCCCTGGCCTCGGGCGCGCTGACCCCGGGGCAGGGCCTGCGGTTCGCCGGCGTGCTTCTGGCCGGCGCGGCCGGTCTGACCCTCGTTCTGGGGTCGGGCGGCTTTGCCGCCATCCTGGCCGGCTATCTCGTCATTAACGCCCTCTACAGCTTTGCCCTCAAGCACAAGGCGCTCATTGATCTGGCCTGCATTGCCGTGGGCTTTGTGCTGCGGGTGTTCGCCGGCGGCGTGGTCACGGCCGTGACCCCCAGCCATTGGATCGTGCTCATGACGTTCCTGCTGGCGCTGTTTCTCGGCTTTGCCAAGCGCCGCGACGACCTGCTGCTGTCGGCCGCCGGCTGCGAGAAAACGCGGCGGTCGCTCGACGGCTACAACCTGGAGTTCGTCTCGGCCTCCATGATCATCATGGCGGCGGTTGTCATCGTGAGCTACATCCTCTACACGCTTTCCCCCGAGGTCATCGCCAAGCATGGCTCGGACAAGCTGTACCTGACCGCCATTTTCGTCATCCTCGGCGTCCTGCGCTACTTGCAGATTACCCTGGTCGAGTGCAAAAGCGGTTCACCGACCCTGGTGCTGTTGCGCGACGGCTTCATCCAGGCCTCCCTGGGGCTGTGGATCGTCAGCTTTTACCTTATCCTCTATGTGGAGCGTGTCCGGAATCCATGA